A window of Desulfobacterales bacterium contains these coding sequences:
- a CDS encoding PIN domain-containing protein, with the protein MIDVKALKESVRDKKVLIDSNIIIYLTEEIAPYHELSRELFSMIEEGAGNAVISILSISEVMQGPLRAGKTDVAAAVKNYLLNFPNSHCQQITTEVLDSVGQHEQVNWKTLRTIDALIVASGLHNQADLFISNDRHFIKSLPPEMMLSFKQ; encoded by the coding sequence ATGATTGATGTTAAAGCGCTGAAAGAATCCGTCAGGGACAAAAAGGTGCTGATTGACAGCAACATCATAATCTATCTAACCGAGGAGATAGCGCCTTACCATGAATTGTCGCGGGAATTATTTTCAATGATTGAAGAAGGTGCCGGCAATGCCGTCATATCAATCCTTTCTATATCCGAAGTCATGCAGGGGCCGCTGAGAGCCGGCAAAACAGATGTCGCCGCGGCCGTTAAAAACTATCTTCTCAATTTCCCCAACAGCCATTGTCAGCAAATTACCACTGAGGTTTTAGACAGTGTGGGGCAGCATGAACAGGTAAACTGGAAAACATTGAGGACAATAGACGCCCTGATTGTGGCCTCAGGCCTGCATAACCAGGCTGACTTGTTTATTTCAAATGATCGTCACTTTATCAAATCACTCCCACCTGAAATGATGCTTTCATTTAAACAGTAG
- a CDS encoding AbrB/MazE/SpoVT family DNA-binding domain-containing protein yields MKSETVTVSKRGYIVLPAHIRKEMNIKPGSKVLIHKEKSRLTLETVPSFTQKLAGLTQKTIGDTPESVDAFLDASRKEREND; encoded by the coding sequence ATGAAATCAGAAACCGTTACTGTGTCCAAAAGAGGATATATTGTTTTGCCGGCACACATCCGGAAAGAAATGAATATCAAGCCGGGCAGCAAGGTTTTGATTCATAAAGAGAAAAGTCGTCTGACCCTGGAAACTGTTCCCTCTTTTACACAAAAATTAGCTGGATTAACACAAAAAACGATTGGGGATACACCTGAAAGCGTAGATGCATTCCTTGACGCATCCCGGAAGGAACGGGAGAATGATTGA
- a CDS encoding PIN domain-containing protein has protein sequence MNCLFVDTAGWMAMADRKDPLNAAAIAARDQWLENEGVLATSNYIVDETLTLIRMRIGLDAAKKWWAMVSKSPRCKMYWITPEREETAIQWFFDWQDQSFSFTDCTSFVLMKELGVTKALTADKHFITAGFEMLPTDQ, from the coding sequence ATGAATTGTTTGTTTGTCGACACCGCAGGCTGGATGGCAATGGCGGATCGTAAAGACCCTCTTAATGCTGCTGCAATTGCCGCACGTGATCAGTGGCTTGAAAATGAGGGGGTTTTAGCCACGTCCAATTATATTGTCGATGAAACTTTAACATTGATTCGGATGCGTATCGGCTTGGATGCGGCGAAAAAATGGTGGGCGATGGTTTCCAAAAGCCCGCGCTGCAAAATGTACTGGATAACTCCTGAAAGAGAAGAAACAGCCATTCAATGGTTCTTTGACTGGCAGGATCAATCCTTTTCTTTCACCGATTGTACCAGTTTTGTGCTGATGAAGGAACTTGGTGTCACAAAAGCATTGACCGCTGATAAGCATTTCATAACTGCAGGTTTTGAAATGCTCCCAACCGATCAATAA
- a CDS encoding Rpn family recombination-promoting nuclease/putative transposase: protein MEKPGNHDQFFKEIFSQKAHIADLLQYMLPPDLRDNLDLQSLRLENTSYTDNDLRYHFSDLVYSCQYMGHRVKVSLLFEHKSIPDANLPIQLLRYLACIWNEQIKQRKKPAPIIPIVLYHGRQQWAPGGIADCFKWSDAQILSYTPAFKYQFIDLSKYSIEVIKDRLFDLASVKMALLVLKYISNPEALEKSLKEFFEVGRIYFEDDRGLIFLETVIKYIYRSTEIDKNKMAAALNSISPKGGELAMTTAEKLREEGLQQGLQQGMQQGMKQGMQQGMQQGMKQGMQQGMQQGMQQGKLELMSRLKSNGMSIEEIARLTDMDVEEIKKMLANRMDTDKE, encoded by the coding sequence ATGGAAAAACCCGGCAATCATGATCAGTTTTTCAAAGAAATTTTCTCCCAAAAGGCCCATATTGCGGATTTGCTCCAATACATGCTGCCCCCGGACTTACGGGACAACCTTGACCTGCAAAGCCTGCGGCTTGAAAATACCTCATACACGGACAATGATTTGCGCTACCATTTCTCCGATCTGGTTTATTCCTGTCAGTATATGGGCCATCGTGTCAAAGTCAGCCTGCTTTTTGAACACAAGAGCATTCCGGATGCAAATTTACCAATTCAGCTCCTCCGTTACCTCGCCTGCATATGGAATGAACAAATCAAACAACGCAAAAAGCCGGCGCCGATTATTCCGATTGTGCTCTATCACGGCCGCCAGCAATGGGCGCCCGGCGGCATCGCAGACTGCTTTAAGTGGTCTGATGCCCAAATTTTGAGCTACACACCGGCTTTCAAATATCAGTTTATTGATTTATCCAAATATTCCATTGAGGTCATCAAGGACCGGCTGTTTGATCTGGCCTCAGTCAAGATGGCCCTTTTGGTTCTCAAATATATCTCCAATCCCGAAGCGCTCGAAAAGTCCCTGAAGGAATTTTTCGAGGTCGGCAGGATTTATTTTGAAGATGATAGGGGCTTGATATTTCTTGAGACTGTAATAAAATATATTTATCGATCCACAGAAATCGACAAAAACAAAATGGCCGCCGCATTAAACTCAATCTCGCCAAAAGGAGGTGAATTGGCCATGACCACCGCTGAAAAATTAAGAGAAGAAGGTTTGCAGCAAGGATTGCAGCAGGGCATGCAGCAGGGCATGAAGCAGGGCATGCAGCAAGGCATGCAGCAGGGCATGAAGCAGGGCATGCAGCAGGGCATGCAGCAAGGCATGCAGCAGGGAAAACTGGAATTGATGTCCAGGCTGAAATCAAACGGCATGTCCATTGAAGAAATTGCCCGGCTCACTGATATGGATGTTGAAGAAATAAAGAAAATGCTGGCAAACCGAATGGACACCGATAAGGAATAA
- a CDS encoding ATP-binding protein, whose product MTQFINRANELQFLEDEFRQDRASLVILYGRRRIGKTTLVKHFIEDKTAFYFVATEESERENKKNVQVNVADFTGNRFLKKDVVLEWEEILTTLRDYQPDVKKVVVIDEFQYLGKTNPSFPSILQKIWDHCLAEANIMMILCGSLVGMMIKQTLSYSSPLYGRRTGQIRLNQIPFTHYHLFYDNPSAMNLLEYYAVTGGVPKYIELLKPAENIFKTIEDNILSKRSFLYEEPVFLLEQEFGETGTYFSIIKTIAAGKTKLGKIASALGVSQSAITKYLKTLQDLDIITREVPVTESNPEKSKKGLYRIKDNFISFWFKFVYPYRSYLEIENSGPVIEKIKANFRENHVSFIYEDICRNRLMDLTSEQKIPLNLLKVGRWWDKDTEIDLVGIAENESDMIFGECKYSRQKIDANIFYQLIEKSKKVPSDAQTRRHYIIFSQSGFTDVLLKIAESNENLYLETIPYNP is encoded by the coding sequence ATGACCCAATTTATCAACAGAGCCAATGAACTCCAATTCCTTGAAGATGAATTCCGTCAAGACAGGGCCTCCCTTGTAATCCTGTACGGAAGAAGACGAATTGGAAAAACCACCCTGGTCAAGCATTTCATTGAAGACAAAACCGCTTTTTATTTTGTGGCCACGGAAGAATCCGAAAGGGAAAACAAAAAAAATGTCCAGGTAAATGTTGCCGACTTCACGGGAAATCGATTCTTAAAAAAAGACGTCGTGCTGGAATGGGAAGAAATCCTGACCACATTGAGAGACTATCAGCCGGATGTCAAAAAAGTGGTCGTCATCGACGAATTTCAATACCTGGGAAAGACAAATCCCTCCTTTCCTTCCATTTTACAGAAAATCTGGGACCATTGCCTGGCAGAAGCCAATATCATGATGATTTTATGCGGCTCACTTGTGGGCATGATGATTAAGCAGACGCTTTCTTACTCAAGCCCCTTGTATGGCAGACGGACCGGGCAAATCCGGCTGAACCAGATACCTTTTACGCATTACCACCTGTTTTATGACAACCCGTCGGCGATGAACCTGCTGGAATATTACGCTGTTACCGGAGGAGTGCCAAAATATATTGAACTGTTAAAGCCTGCTGAAAATATTTTTAAGACCATCGAAGACAATATTCTTTCCAAGCGCAGTTTTTTATACGAAGAACCCGTTTTTTTGCTTGAGCAGGAGTTCGGGGAAACCGGCACCTATTTTTCGATCATCAAAACCATTGCCGCGGGAAAGACAAAACTGGGCAAAATCGCATCGGCCCTCGGTGTCAGCCAATCGGCAATTACCAAATATTTAAAAACGCTTCAGGATCTGGACATTATCACAAGAGAAGTCCCGGTTACGGAGAGCAATCCGGAAAAAAGCAAGAAGGGCCTTTACAGGATTAAAGACAACTTCATCAGCTTTTGGTTCAAGTTCGTCTATCCATACCGAAGCTATCTTGAAATTGAGAATTCAGGGCCGGTGATCGAAAAAATCAAAGCCAATTTCAGGGAAAATCACGTCAGCTTCATCTATGAAGATATCTGTAGAAACCGTCTAATGGATTTGACGAGCGAACAAAAAATACCTTTAAATCTCCTGAAAGTCGGCAGATGGTGGGACAAAGACACAGAAATTGACCTCGTCGGCATCGCCGAAAACGAGTCGGATATGATTTTCGGTGAGTGCAAATACAGCCGACAAAAAATTGACGCAAACATTTTTTACCAGTTGATCGAAAAATCGAAAAAAGTGCCTTCCGATGCGCAAACCCGAAGGCACTACATCATTTTTAGCCAATCCGGCTTTACAGACGTTCTCCTAAAAATCGCCGAAAGCAATGAAAACCTTTACCTGGAAACCATCCCCTATAACCCATAA
- a CDS encoding transcription termination/antitermination NusG family protein, with protein MADNQNPEPIFPPDLLSRPAADKPWRVAHTKSRREKALAKYLAEAGIGYYLPMYKRRQTSQNRVRYSLMPLFNGYLFFRADDFERHQALRSDQIARIIEVEAPRQLVSELSRIQQVISAEAPVYPYDYVSEGQMVRVKKGPFKDVEGIIERKDRHCRLVLSVSTIMQAMAVTLDADMVEPIT; from the coding sequence TTGGCAGATAACCAAAATCCGGAGCCGATTTTTCCGCCGGATCTTCTGAGCCGCCCGGCCGCTGACAAGCCCTGGCGCGTGGCGCACACCAAAAGCCGCCGGGAAAAGGCCCTTGCCAAGTACCTGGCGGAGGCCGGCATCGGCTACTATCTGCCCATGTACAAGCGCCGCCAAACGAGCCAAAACCGCGTGCGCTACAGCCTCATGCCGCTTTTTAACGGATATTTATTTTTCAGGGCGGATGATTTTGAGCGCCACCAGGCCCTGCGCTCCGATCAGATCGCCCGGATTATCGAAGTTGAGGCACCGAGGCAGCTGGTCAGTGAATTGAGCCGCATCCAGCAGGTCATTTCCGCAGAAGCCCCCGTATACCCGTATGATTACGTGTCAGAGGGGCAGATGGTCCGGGTGAAAAAAGGACCCTTCAAAGACGTAGAAGGCATTATTGAACGCAAGGACAGGCACTGCCGATTGGTTTTATCGGTATCCACCATCATGCAGGCCATGGCCGTCACCCTAGACGCAGACATGGTGGAGCCCATAACCTGA
- a CDS encoding methyltransferase domain-containing protein, which translates to MENHSIATKYDLETVPIGIGGKRMEFYRVGNLEPLIEKIFANENSKFTDFPVWIKIWEASLVLTDYLLDEVLSEPRHILEIGAGMGITGMFLAAFGHQVTGTDNEDDCLDLLKLNKAHNGLNNLNIRKLDWHEAELAEKFDLICGSEIIYKESAIKPVESLIKTHLKPDGTVYLAHDQQRMNVGKFLEQLSEDLTVEEIAKTFTGKDMARRILIHVIRYA; encoded by the coding sequence ATGGAAAATCATTCAATTGCCACAAAATACGACCTGGAAACCGTGCCCATCGGCATTGGCGGAAAACGCATGGAGTTTTACCGGGTGGGCAACTTAGAGCCCTTGATCGAAAAAATATTTGCCAATGAAAACAGCAAGTTCACCGATTTCCCGGTGTGGATTAAAATCTGGGAGGCATCGCTGGTGCTGACGGATTATCTGCTGGATGAGGTGCTCAGTGAACCCAGGCATATTTTAGAGATCGGCGCCGGCATGGGGATTACCGGCATGTTTCTGGCCGCCTTCGGCCATCAGGTGACCGGCACGGACAATGAGGACGACTGCCTGGATCTGCTCAAGCTCAATAAGGCGCATAATGGGTTGAACAACCTAAACATCCGGAAACTGGACTGGCACGAGGCGGAGCTGGCCGAAAAATTTGATCTCATCTGCGGCTCGGAAATCATTTACAAGGAATCAGCCATTAAGCCGGTTGAATCCTTGATCAAAACGCATTTGAAGCCGGATGGCACCGTTTACCTGGCCCATGACCAGCAGCGGATGAATGTCGGGAAATTCCTTGAGCAATTGTCTGAGGACTTAACCGTTGAGGAAATTGCAAAAACTTTTACCGGCAAAGATATGGCCAGGCGGATTCTGATTCATGTTATCCGTTATGCATAA
- a CDS encoding 3-hydroxyacyl-CoA dehydrogenase, which yields MQIDDIKQVLIIGSGTMGQQIGFHCAAGGYDVIYYDISQELLDKAMKRAERLADRYVKSNRLSREEADAALARLHTSTDPQKAGQKADFVSESIPEDPELKGRVFAQFNEICPAHTIFTTNTSSLKPSTFAESTGRPDKFAAFHFHDLRVTPVVDIMPHPGTARETVALIEAFAKRNKLVPIMLKKENNGYVFNAMLMELFKSAQSLAARGVASVEDIDRAWMGVMYTPIGPFGLMDSIGLDTVWKITDYWANKLQDKQALANAEFMKQYVDEGRLGAKTGQGFYTYPDPAYAQPGFLEKKDESDYA from the coding sequence ATGCAAATAGACGACATCAAACAGGTGCTGATCATCGGCTCCGGGACTATGGGCCAGCAGATCGGCTTTCATTGTGCGGCTGGCGGCTACGATGTCATCTATTATGATATCAGCCAGGAGTTATTGGATAAAGCCATGAAACGGGCGGAAAGACTGGCAGATAGATATGTGAAGTCCAATCGGCTGTCCCGGGAAGAGGCAGATGCGGCCCTGGCAAGGCTTCACACCAGCACGGATCCCCAAAAAGCCGGTCAGAAAGCTGATTTTGTCAGCGAATCCATTCCGGAGGATCCGGAGCTCAAGGGCCGGGTCTTCGCCCAGTTTAATGAAATCTGCCCCGCACACACCATTTTTACCACCAATACCTCCTCTCTAAAGCCCTCTACGTTTGCCGAGTCCACGGGCCGGCCGGATAAGTTTGCCGCCTTCCATTTCCATGATCTGCGGGTAACCCCGGTGGTCGATATCATGCCCCATCCCGGCACCGCCCGGGAAACCGTCGCGTTGATCGAAGCATTTGCCAAACGCAATAAACTGGTGCCCATCATGCTGAAAAAGGAAAATAACGGCTATGTGTTCAATGCCATGCTGATGGAGCTGTTTAAATCCGCCCAGTCTTTGGCTGCCAGGGGTGTGGCCTCTGTCGAGGATATTGACCGGGCCTGGATGGGCGTGATGTATACGCCGATCGGCCCTTTCGGCCTGATGGACTCAATCGGCCTGGATACGGTCTGGAAGATTACCGACTACTGGGCCAATAAACTCCAGGACAAGCAGGCGCTGGCCAATGCGGAGTTTATGAAACAATATGTGGACGAAGGCCGCCTGGGCGCCAAAACAGGCCAGGGCTTTTACACATACCCCGATCCAGCCTACGCCCAGCCGGGGTTTCTGGAGAAAAAGGACGAAAGTGATTATGCATAA
- the serA gene encoding phosphoglycerate dehydrogenase has translation MKVLVSDKLGDAGVKLFEEEDGIDVDVKTGMSPEELKEVIKDYDALVIRSATKVTEEILEAAENLKVIGRAGIGVDNIDVEGATKRGIIVMNTPTGNVVTTAEHAIAMMMALTRNIPQGTSSLKAGRWDKKKLQGREIYNKTFGVIGFGKIGSIVANRARGLKMRVVVYDPVVTPEKIEKAGCESVSLNELYAQADYISVHVPKSKKTAGLINKKAFEQMKEGVMLINCARGGIVDEDALYEAMQSGKVAGAAVDVFSEEPPPADMPLLQLDNLIATPHLGASTAEAQTNVAVMVAKQIINFLKTSTVENALNTPSVSGKELEKLNPFIFLADRMGCLQAQLVSGHVKEIKIEYNGNFEDVDLKPVTTSFLTGLLDVLSMEDVNAVNAPYIAKEDGIKVSESESDEAMEYNHLLTIEVITDEMSSVVSGTVFGRNYPRVVKINDFRLEMKPEGYLTLIHNLNIPGEIGSIGTLLGDNSINISKMTVGQEEAGERNIVFLRTDSALSNEILDALRNLPMSKSVTYLEL, from the coding sequence ATGAAAGTATTGGTCAGTGATAAACTCGGCGATGCCGGGGTCAAATTATTTGAAGAAGAAGACGGAATTGATGTTGATGTTAAAACCGGTATGTCGCCCGAGGAGCTGAAAGAGGTGATCAAGGATTATGATGCCCTGGTCATTCGCAGCGCCACCAAGGTGACCGAGGAAATCCTGGAGGCGGCCGAGAATTTAAAGGTGATCGGACGGGCCGGCATCGGGGTGGACAACATTGACGTGGAGGGGGCGACCAAGCGGGGGATTATCGTTATGAATACCCCCACCGGCAATGTCGTGACCACGGCCGAGCATGCCATTGCCATGATGATGGCGCTTACCCGCAATATCCCCCAGGGCACATCCTCCCTGAAGGCGGGCCGCTGGGATAAAAAGAAGCTCCAGGGCCGGGAAATCTACAACAAGACATTCGGTGTGATCGGCTTCGGAAAGATCGGCTCCATTGTGGCCAACCGGGCCCGGGGCTTAAAGATGCGGGTTGTCGTCTATGATCCGGTGGTCACCCCGGAAAAGATTGAAAAGGCCGGGTGTGAGAGCGTATCCTTAAATGAGCTTTATGCCCAGGCGGATTATATCAGCGTGCATGTACCGAAGTCCAAAAAGACCGCTGGGCTTATTAACAAGAAAGCCTTTGAGCAGATGAAGGAAGGCGTCATGCTGATCAACTGCGCCCGGGGCGGGATCGTGGACGAGGATGCCCTCTACGAGGCCATGCAGTCCGGCAAAGTGGCCGGCGCGGCCGTGGACGTATTCAGCGAAGAGCCACCGCCGGCGGACATGCCGCTCTTGCAGCTTGACAACTTGATCGCCACACCGCACTTAGGTGCCTCCACGGCTGAAGCCCAGACCAATGTGGCGGTCATGGTGGCCAAACAGATCATTAATTTTCTCAAAACCAGCACCGTGGAAAACGCTCTGAATACGCCGTCTGTCTCCGGTAAAGAGCTGGAAAAGTTAAATCCCTTTATATTCCTGGCCGATCGCATGGGCTGCCTGCAGGCCCAGCTGGTGAGCGGGCATGTCAAGGAGATAAAAATCGAATACAACGGCAATTTCGAGGACGTGGACCTGAAACCGGTGACCACATCCTTTTTAACCGGATTGTTGGATGTGCTCTCCATGGAGGATGTCAATGCGGTTAATGCCCCGTATATCGCCAAGGAAGACGGTATTAAGGTCTCCGAATCCGAAAGCGACGAGGCCATGGAGTATAATCACCTGCTGACCATAGAGGTGATTACCGATGAGATGAGCAGCGTGGTCTCGGGAACGGTGTTCGGCAGAAATTATCCCCGGGTGGTCAAAATTAACGACTTCCGCCTGGAGATGAAGCCGGAGGGGTATCTCACCCTGATCCATAACCTGAACATTCCGGGCGAGATCGGCAGCATCGGCACCCTTTTGGGAGACAATAGTATAAACATTTCCAAAATGACCGTGGGACAGGAAGAAGCCGGCGAGCGAAATATTGTCTTTCTGCGCACCGACTCGGCCCTCTCCAATGAAATCCTGGATGCGCTCCGCAATCTGCCCATGTCCAAATCCGTGACATATTTGGAATTGTAG
- a CDS encoding methyltetrahydrofolate cobalamin methyltransferase has product MLIVGELINSSRKPIKAAVEAQDAEEIQKIAKDQHDHGADFIDVNAGTFVGKESEYMQWLVKTVQETVDAPCCIDSPDPKVVEAAAAVHKGTPMINSISLEKERYDALLPVIAGTDLKVIALCMSDKGMPETKDDRVAIADELINSLVKNNVAIENIFVDPLVQPISTKDSYGTEFMNAVEAIMTGFPGVHTICGLSNISFGLPERKLINQTFAVMAIAKKLDAAIINPLDKRMMANIISAETLSGNDEYCSNYLTAYREDRLKL; this is encoded by the coding sequence ATGCTAATTGTTGGAGAATTAATCAATTCAAGCCGAAAGCCCATCAAGGCGGCTGTTGAAGCCCAGGACGCCGAAGAAATCCAGAAAATCGCCAAAGATCAGCACGATCACGGGGCGGATTTCATTGACGTCAATGCGGGCACCTTTGTCGGCAAGGAAAGCGAATACATGCAGTGGCTGGTAAAGACCGTTCAGGAAACCGTGGATGCGCCGTGCTGCATTGACAGCCCGGACCCCAAGGTGGTTGAAGCCGCCGCCGCCGTGCATAAGGGAACCCCCATGATCAACTCCATTTCCCTTGAAAAGGAGCGCTATGATGCGCTGCTGCCGGTCATCGCCGGGACGGATTTAAAAGTGATCGCCCTGTGCATGAGCGACAAGGGCATGCCCGAGACCAAGGATGACCGGGTGGCGATTGCGGATGAGCTGATTAACAGTCTGGTGAAAAACAATGTGGCCATTGAGAATATTTTCGTGGATCCGCTGGTGCAGCCTATTTCTACAAAGGATTCCTACGGCACGGAGTTTATGAATGCCGTTGAGGCCATAATGACCGGTTTTCCGGGCGTTCATACCATCTGCGGGCTTTCCAACATTTCCTTCGGCCTGCCGGAGAGAAAGCTCATCAACCAGACATTTGCGGTAATGGCCATTGCCAAGAAACTGGACGCCGCCATTATCAATCCCCTGGACAAGCGGATGATGGCAAATATCATCTCAGCCGAAACCCTGTCCGGAAATGATGAGTATTGTTCGAATTATCTGACGGCCTATCGTGAGGACCGTTTAAAGTTATAA
- a CDS encoding DUF1638 domain-containing protein, translated as MGKEKKIINRVVLACRVMEQELNALRPECPPDVELDLRFMDQQLHRTPDRMPAIIQNEIDSLADTADEFVLGYGLCSNGIVGVYAPRQYLYVPHVHDCVALLLGSREAYKKAFRERAGTYYITPGWVKEEKDPIGILENEYIPRMGREDAVWGLNEELKHYSHIALIDTQVADVESLRARARENARFLDKKYTEIKGSRNYFRKILFGPYAPPDFLCLPPETPVTQRPFLL; from the coding sequence ATGGGTAAAGAGAAAAAGATTATAAATCGGGTGGTTCTTGCCTGCCGGGTGATGGAGCAGGAGTTAAATGCCCTGCGGCCGGAATGCCCGCCAGATGTCGAACTGGATTTGCGGTTTATGGATCAGCAGCTGCACCGGACCCCGGACCGGATGCCCGCGATTATACAGAACGAAATCGACAGCCTGGCGGACACCGCGGATGAATTCGTGCTGGGCTATGGACTTTGTTCAAACGGCATTGTCGGGGTGTATGCGCCCCGGCAGTATCTGTATGTGCCCCATGTGCATGACTGCGTGGCCCTGCTTTTGGGCTCCAGAGAGGCGTATAAAAAGGCATTCCGGGAGCGGGCCGGCACCTATTACATCACCCCGGGCTGGGTCAAGGAGGAAAAGGACCCGATCGGGATTTTGGAGAACGAATACATCCCCCGCATGGGTCGTGAGGATGCGGTCTGGGGGTTAAACGAGGAATTAAAGCATTACAGCCATATCGCATTGATCGACACGCAGGTGGCGGATGTCGAATCCCTGCGCGCGCGGGCCAGGGAAAACGCCCGGTTTCTTGATAAAAAATACACGGAAATCAAGGGCAGCCGAAATTATTTCCGAAAAATACTGTTCGGCCCCTATGCGCCCCCGGATTTTTTGTGCCTGCCGCCGGAGACGCCGGTGACACAGAGGCCGTTTTTACTGTGA